In Nicotiana tabacum cultivar K326 chromosome 2, ASM71507v2, whole genome shotgun sequence, the following proteins share a genomic window:
- the LOC107800808 gene encoding uncharacterized protein LOC107800808 produces MAIIEEPINIKTPPKLQVDEKVEVRSIENGFLGSWHLATVIASDDLVRHVQYDHLLCDDGSINLIESVNVSPMVDGVIPADKVPVTYRGIIRPLPPPIQFGRWALPYGQCVDLFYQDAWWEGVIFDHEDGTEDRRIFFPDMGDEMKAQVANLRITQDWDEVSEEWKPRGSWMFLEIIEEIEPLHPLLVSVKQIWYEVREKNGYENLKEWSSTSRDIWRILIKEVVLDNTMLTVKQIFYELNSSPDFVEGGQLLEFSEPALQAILNVETYFDNSAIVSFIEAICNSDSREMLSMDQDVSCLQPVEKQIVSDGFAPIAEDVPLNGNVMFSSVLPSQEEQPSLSPTALSVLHPPKNEISATFSITKGERLSFTDFEPSNEIDSRKRKRLEWKTMDDIAEFCPDAISKYNENQMSNDRSLSQKLKKHLLFLGWKIELAKSCQNRTRYIAPDGKILHSLRQVCKMLEKSETFAEGQRTSYDSSPDDLKRSTWLAKAQPSPSQEPIIDPELCPQAVIDYCFLADNPTYDKLNRELKSYMILKAKQHLAATGWKFYYHRKGNKRELRYRSPNGKQFNSLLTACRGCVKQLEAEGQLLELISPSTLEFQGNLSPGRSSCKKLSTETFSVMSLPKEPAQLHKVKVREISIRRKKRSNHGDRNEIYAGGCNMLKKGNESTSLSRVTDCIEFQSSACVLRSSKRARQAAISSSLYHTPRTVLSWLIDNNVVLPRTKVQYRGKKDGRPMAEGRITREGIKCSCCQTVYGISNFEVHAGSSCHRPSANIFLEDGRSLLECQLQMKLKNSVRSTNNRPRSLKKDSHLGTNDYVCSVCHYGGELLLCDECPSSFHSGCLGMKEVPDGDWFCPSCRCEMCGQSRFDKNKDHFTDSSVLICCQCEHKYHVRCVRNKGLQKLDNYPEGDWFCDKRCEQICLGIRQLLGKQVMVGVDNLTWTLLKFLKADDFDSDAAADESILETYSKLSVALDVMHECFEPVKEPYTKRDLVEDVIFSRWSELNRLNFQGFYTVLLERNDEVITVATVRVYGEKVAEVPLVATRFQYRRLGMCRILMNELEKKLMELGVERLVLPAVSTVLNTWTTSFGFSVMKESQRLNFLNYTFLDFQGTIMCQKLLQDIPSVVSSGSTEAYQTHFEHINNKDSVELNGNSALSDVFQAELSERSEIMDQGSAHTPGGRETCNTDVPAPLVIAANQQARLGCLPCQDETNLQYRAEATGSNVFEKAASVEYKCYKRRRRYQPVEAKLVLEGVTV; encoded by the exons ATGGCCATCATTGAAGAACCCATCAACATCAAAACTCCTCCCAAACTCCAAGTTGATGAAAAAGTCGAG GTTAGGAGCATTGAAAATGGATTCCTGGGTTCATGGCACTTGGCTACCGTGATTGCTTCTGATGATTTGGTTCGTCATGTTCAGTATGATCACCTTCTATGTGATGACGGTTCCATCAACTTGATCGAGTCTGTGAATGTTTCTCCCATGGTTGATGGGGTTATTCCTGCTGATAAGGTGCCAGTTACCTATCGTGGTATCATTAGGCCTTTGCCACCTCCAATTCAATTTGGGAGATGGGCTCTACCTTATGGACAATGTGTTGATTTATTTTATCAGGATGCTTGGTGGGAAGGTGTGATTTTTGACCATGAAGATGGCACCGAGGAccggagaattttctttccagataTGGGTGATGAAATGAAGGCTCAAGTCGCCAATCTACGTATAACTCAAGATTGGGATGAGGTTTCGGAAGAATGGAAGCCCCGTGGTAGCTGGATGTTTCTTGAAATAATCGAGGAGATTGAGCCTCTGCACCCCCTTTTAGTCTCGGTGAAACAAATTTGGTATGAAGTGCGGGAGAAGAATGGCTATGAAAATCTTAAGGAGTGGTCATCTACTTCGAGGGATATCTGGAGGATCTTGATCAAGGAAGTTGTGCTTGACAATACCATGTTAACCGTCAAACAAATATTTTATGAGTTGAACTCTTCACCGGACTTTGTAGAGGGAGGCCAATTGCTAGAATTTTCAGAACCTGCTCTCCAGGCTATACTGAATGTTGAAACATATTTTGATAACTCGGCCATTGTATCCTTTATTGAAGCCATATGCAATTCGGATAGTAGGGAAATGCTGTCTATGGATCAGGATGTGTCATGTCTTCAGCCTGTTGAAAAGCAAATTGTTTCAGACGGTTTTGCACCAATCGCGGAGGATGTTCCACTGAATGGTAATGTTATGTTTAGCTCAGTTCTGCCAAGCCAAGAAGAACAACCATCTTTATCACCTACTGCTTTGTCTGTTTTACATCCCCCTAAAAATGAAATTTCTGCTACTTTCTCAATTACTAAGGGTGAAAGATTGAGTTTCACAGACTTTGAGCCTTCCAATGAGATAGATTCTAGAAAGAGAAAGCGACTTGAATGGAAGACCATGGACGATATAGCTGAGTTTTGTCCTGATGCAATTTCTAAATACAATGAAAATCAGATGTCGAACGATAGGTCACTCTCACAAAAACTTAAGAAGCATTTGTTGTTTTTAGGATGGAAAATTGAGCTAGCAAAGAGTTGCCAAAATAGGACGCGGTACATTGCTCCAGATGGAAAGATACTTCACTCACTTCGTCAAGTTTGTAAGATGTTGGAAAAGTCAGAAACTTTTGCAGAAGGCCAAAGAACTTCATATGATAGTTCACCTGATGACCTCAAGCGGTCTACTTGGCTGGCAAAAGCACAACCCTCTCCTTCTCAAGAACCAATCATTGATCCTGAATTGTGCCCTCAAGCTGTAATTGATTATTGTTTTTTAGCAGACAATCCTACCTATGACAAGTTGAACCGTGAGCTAAAGAGTTATATGATCCTGAAAGCTAAGCAGCACCTAGCTGCAACAGGATGGAAATTTTATTATCATCGGAAAGGAAACAAAAGAGAATTGCGGTACCGTTCTCCTAATGGGAAACAATTTAATTCTCTTCTAACGGCATGCAGAGGGTGTGTGAAGCAGTTGGAAGCTGAGGGTCAGTTACTTGAATTAATTTCTCCATCAACTCTGGAATTCCAGGGAAATTTATCACCTGGGAGGAGTTCATGTAAGAAGTTATCAACGGAGACATTTTCTGTCATGTCACTTCCGAAAGAACCTGCTCAACTTCACAAAGTCAAAGTTCGTGAAATCAGcataagaagaaagaagaggagtAATCATGGTGACAGAAACGAGATATACGCAGGTGGCTGCAACATGCTGAAGAAAGGAAACGAATCCACATCTTTAAGTAGAGTAACAGATTGTATAGAATTTCAGTCTTCAGCTTGTGTGCTGCGATCAAGCAAAAGAGCTCGGCAGGCAGCTATTTCTTCTTCCTTGTATCATACACCTCGAACAGTGCTATCTTGGTTGATAGACAATAATGTGGTTCTGCCCCGTACCAAAGTGCAGTATCGTGGGAAAAAAGATGGTCGTCCAATGGCAGAAGGGCGGATCACTCGTGAAGGGATCAAATGCAGTTGCTGCCAAACAGTTTATGGAATTAGTAACTTTGAGGTGCATGCTGGAAGCAGTTGTCACAGACCTTCTGCAAACATATTTTTGGAAGATGGGAGATCTCTTCTTGAGTGTCAACTGCAGATGAAACTCAAAAATAGTGTAAGAAGCACGAATAATAGACCACGTTCGTTGAAGAAGGACAGTCATTTGGGTACAAATGACTATGTGTGTTCTGTGTGCCATTATGGAGGTGAATTACTTCTCTGTGATGAGTGCCCATCTTCATTTCATTCTGGTTGCCTTGGAATGAAG GAGGTCCCAGATGGTGACTGGTTTTGCCCATCATGCCGTTGTGAAATGTGTGGCCAGAGCAGATTTGATAAAAACAAAGACCACTTTACAGACAGCAGTGTACTTATCTGTTGTCAGTGTGAGCACAAGT ATCATGTTCGATGTGTGAGAAATAAGGGTCTTCAGAAGCTGGATAATTATCCTGAAGGAGATTGGTTTTGCGACAAGAGATGTGAGCAG ATATGTTTGGGTATCCGCCAACTTCTGGGAAAGCAAGTTATGGTGGGAGTTGATAACCTCACTTGGACTTTGTTGAAATTCTTAAAAGCTGATGATTTTGATTCTGATGCTGCTGCTGATGAGTCCATACTGGAGACTTACAGCAAACTTAGTGTCGCTCTGGATGTGATGCATGAATGTTTTGAGCCTGTCAAAGAACCTTACACAAAGAGAGATCTTGTGGAAGATGTTATCTTCAGTAGATG GTCAGAGCTGAATCGTTTAAATTTTCAGGGGTTTTATACTGTGCTTTTGGAAAGAAATGATGAAGTGATTACAGTAGCGACTGTAAG GGTTTATGGAGAAAAGGTAGCCGAGGTTCCTCTTGTGGCAACACGATTTCAGTACCGCCGACTAGGAATGTGTCGCATCTTAATGAATGAGCTTGAAAAG AAACTCATGGAATTAGGAGTTGAGAGGCTAGTTTTGCCAGCTGTTTCCACCGTGCTAAACACATGGACCACTTCATTTGGTTTCTCAGTGATGAAAGAATCTCAGAGACTGAACTTCTTGAATTACACTTTCCTTGATTTCCAGGGTACAATAATGTGTCAGAAACTCCTTCAGGATATCCCCTCCGTGGTATCAAGTGGATCAACAG AAGCATATCAAACTCATTTTGAACACATAAACAACAAGGACAGTGTTGAGTTGAATGGAAACAGTGCGCTTTCTGACGTCTTCCAAGCTGAGCTAAGTGAGAGGAGTGAAATTATGGACCAAGGATCTGCACA TACACCTGGAGGACGTGAAACCTGTAATACGGATGTTCCAGCTCCCCTCGTTATTGCG GCAAACCAACAAGCTCGTCTTGGCTGCCTGCCTTGCCAGGATGAAACTAATCTGCAATACCGAGCTGAAGCTACTGGTAGTAATGTTTTTGAAAAGGCAGCTAGTGTCGAATACAAATGTTACAAACGTAGAAGAAGATATCAGCCCGTGGAAGCTAAGCTGGTTTTGGAAGGGGTAACTGTCTAG